The following are from one region of the Streptomyces fradiae genome:
- a CDS encoding DUF3558 domain-containing protein, which yields MQRSAPRLSRILACAAVPVMFVAAGCSSGSDSGDKGSGAPDKGASSSAAAPQPTQSTKKVEPAKFAKLPEICKSVSSKTVESLVPKVKNKNGTEATSSDAASRGGCSWNGLEDKGTKGSQYRWLDVSFYRYESDATLGSGQERATESYAKELAKVQATAGAKKLKTTQTTGVGEQADTVTYQLRKTDEDFQYASVVARAGNVVVLLSYNGAGYAGADTPSDKTISDGALKAAKEAIAAVEAANK from the coding sequence ATGCAGCGATCTGCCCCGCGCCTCTCCCGCATACTCGCCTGCGCCGCCGTCCCGGTGATGTTCGTCGCCGCCGGCTGCTCCTCCGGATCGGACTCCGGCGACAAGGGCTCCGGTGCCCCGGACAAGGGGGCGTCCTCGTCCGCGGCGGCGCCGCAGCCCACGCAGTCGACGAAGAAGGTGGAGCCGGCGAAGTTCGCGAAGCTGCCGGAGATCTGCAAGTCGGTCTCGTCGAAGACGGTCGAGAGCCTCGTGCCGAAGGTGAAGAACAAGAACGGCACGGAGGCCACCTCCAGTGATGCCGCGAGCCGTGGCGGTTGCTCGTGGAACGGTCTGGAGGACAAGGGCACCAAGGGCTCGCAGTACCGCTGGCTCGATGTGTCCTTCTACCGTTACGAGTCGGACGCGACGCTCGGCAGCGGCCAGGAGCGCGCCACGGAGAGCTACGCCAAGGAGCTGGCCAAGGTCCAGGCCACGGCGGGTGCGAAGAAGCTGAAGACGACGCAGACGACAGGCGTCGGCGAGCAGGCGGACACGGTGACGTACCAGCTGCGCAAGACGGACGAGGACTTCCAGTACGCCTCGGTGGTCGCGCGTGCGGGCAATGTGGTGGTGCTGCTGTCGTACAACGGTGCCGGTTACGCCGGGGCTGACACTCCGTCGGACAAGACGATCTCGGATGGTGCGCTGAAGGCCGCCAAGGAGGCGATCGCCGCCGTCGAGGCGGCCAACAAGTAG